The following are encoded together in the Pungitius pungitius chromosome 7, fPunPun2.1, whole genome shotgun sequence genome:
- the LOC119217033 gene encoding tyrosine-protein kinase ZAP-70 translates to MSIDPAAELPFYYGSISRSEAEQHLKLAGMADGIFLLRQCLRSLGGYVLSVVWGVEFHHYPVEKQLNGTYCLAGGKPHCGPAELCEFYSRDPDGLVCTLRKPCLRSPDTGIRPGVFDSVRENMLREYVKQTWNLEGEAMEQAIISQAPQLEKLIATTAHEKMPWYHGKVTRQEGERRLYSGAQPDGKFLIRDREESGSFALSMMYGKTVYHYQILQDKSGKYSMPEGTKFDTVWQLVEYLKMKADGLVTILGEACVTGKTPTLPMTRRAGQNGYTPPPQAVAANSKLVTTAPANRELLPMDCSGFNPYHNPNEVRRFNIQRSQLLIDEVELGSGNFGCVKKGVLKTESGQIDVAIKVLKSENEKLVREEMMREAEIMYQLDNPFIVRMLGLCNAENLMLVMEMASAGPLNKFLSSNKDTVTVETIVSLMHQVSMGMKYLEEKNFVHRDLAARNVLLVKQQFAKISDFGLSKALGADDNYYKARTAGKWPLKWYAPECINFHKFSSKSDVWSFGVTMWEAFTYGGKPYKKMKGPEVMRFIDSGNRMECPTACPERMYTVMKECWIYKHEERPDFKKVEESMRSYHYSISNKAKPEGAAATAELIK, encoded by the exons ATGTCCATCGACCCGGCCGCCGAGCTGCCGTTCTACTACGGCAGCATCAGCCGCTCGGAGGCCGAGCAGCACCTGAAGCTGGCCGGCATGGCCGACGGCATCTTCTTGCTGAGGCAGTGTCTCCGCAGCCTGGGGGGCTACGTGCTCTCCGTGGTGTGGGGCGTGGAGTTTCACCATTACCCCGTGGAGAAGCAGCTCAACGGGACGTACTGCCTGGCGGGAGGGAAGCCCCACTGTGGGCCCGCCGAGCTCTGTGAGTTCTACAGCAGAGACCCCGACGGGCTGGTGTGCACCCTGAGGAAGCCCTGCCTGCGCTCCCCGGACACCGGGATACGGCCCGGCGTGTTCGACAGCGTGAGGGAAAACATGCTGAGGGAGTACGTGAAGCAGACCTGGAACCTGGAG GGAGAAGCCATGGAGCAGGCCATCATCAGCCAAGCTCCTCAGCTGGAGAAACTGATCGCCACCACGGCCCACGAGAAGATGCCCTGGTACCACGGCAAAGTCACCCGGCAGGAAGGGGAGAGGCGGCTTTACTCTGGAGCACAACCAGACGGAAAGTTTCT gatcagagacagagaggagtcgGGCAGCTTTGCTCTCTCCATGATGTACGGGAAAACGGTGTACCATTACCAGATCCTCCAGGACAAGTCAGGGAAGTACTCCATGCCAGAGGGAACCAAGTTTGACACAGTGTGGCAG CTGGTGGAGTACCTGAAGATGAAAGCTGACGGCCTGGTGACTATTCTTGGGGAGGCCTGTGTCACCGGAA AAACACCCACCCTACCTATGACA AGGCGGGCCGGACAAAATGGATACACACCGCCCCCCCAAG CTGTTGCAGCAAACTCAAAGTTGGTCACCACTGCGCCGGCTAACCGTGAGCTTCTGCCGATGGACTGCAGTGGATTCAACCCGTACCACAACCCCAATGAAGTGAGGAGGTTCAACATCCAGAGGAGCCAGCTGCTCATCGATGAAGTGGAGCTCGGCTCGGGGAACTTTGGCTGCGTCAAGAAGGGAGTCCTCAAGACCGAGTC GGGCCAGATTGATGTGGCCATCAAAGTCCTGAAGAGTGAAAACGAGAAGCTGGTGAGGGAGGAGATGATGAGAGAGGCGGAGATCATGTACCAGCTGGACAACCCCTTCATCGTTCGCATGCTGGGTCTGTGCAATGCTGAGAATCTGATGCTGGTCATGGAGATGGCCTCCGCCGGACCCCTAAACAAGTTCCTCTCCTCCAACAA GGATACTGTAACCGTGGAGACCATTGTGAGCCTGATGCACCAGGTGTCGATGGGAATGAAGtatctggaggagaagaacttTGTGCACAGAGACCTGGCGGCTCGTAACGTCCTGCTGGTCAAGCAGCAGTTTGCCAAAATCAGTGACTTTGGGCTGTCTAAGGCCCTCGGAGCAGATGACAACTATTACAAG GCTCGTACTGCAGGTAAATGGCCTCTGAAGTGGTATGCTCCAGAATGCATCAATTTCCACAAGTTCTCCAGTAAAAGTGATGTGTGGAGTTTCGGTGTAACCATGTGGGAGGCCTTTACCTACGGAGGGAAACCTTACAAG AAAATGAAAGGACCTGAGGTGATGCGCTTCATTGACAGTGGGAACCGCATGGAGTGTCCAACAGCATGTCCAGAGCGGATGTACACAGTGATGAAGGAATGCTGGATATACAA GCACGAGGAGCGTCCTGACTTCAAGAAGGTTGAGGAGTCCATGAGGTCTTACCATTACTCCATATCGAACAAGGCCAAGCCGGAGGGAGCTGCAGCCACCGCCGAGCTGATCAAGTAG